In Sphingobacterium sp. PCS056, the following proteins share a genomic window:
- a CDS encoding glucoamylase family protein, with the protein MSKKILFIIGLSLSSAMSLSAQTYPEVVFENSLLSGNYAKSLVEYSGDSWVQNVKKNLPTTDSLFFTPGNSLSLRYLSSRAGTWRAALLNDRHKVNYQVVANDVLTIKLYVQTAHTKEKTLPKIQLLQGASATNVLDLAPFIDDFDHDTWLNVEIPLSKFSNLKAGESISEVVFSQNTSDEMTHQLFIDQVEFLPKNPPRVKLSSGAILSQVTSIDKQVELQWQLPLTPSIRYIKIYRSTDNVDFKPIAIRPVFMQKCYDLVEEFNKKYYYKIAWVDYDYVESPFSAVKEILTKPATDLELSNLIKLANVNYFIENYDINSGLFLPNKANKKAIVSIEESGYAILSLLVGVENNVISRQAVLMRLTRMMKFLNKAQNHEGVFSSFYDGREGVPVYLNNVQMYDVKATSTLIEALLVAREYFSKDSPEEKSLRDAVNGLWKRVNWTKFTSTSNPHALVDQWSAIDSTAQSKNLNGLNDGLSTYLLAMSSPTFPLSDASYTAGYARKVAAVDSNSIVYPVSKIDQDAKIELRTDFTTPQLMMNGTVSVEDSLIFQDHTFYGQKIALGDLNSSMIDFYRPFLTLDPRGKYDGHVDYGQLASNYILAYKRRDNELNLGSTYTDIWGVQNPADPHGHYLINPAIGISAVAFEQEIGQKSLRKFYDQYAQVLFTQYGFRSWIDLKNNDVSDDFKAKNQATVAISMENAKSGLIWKLYNQIPEINATLKKIYIKK; encoded by the coding sequence ATGTCAAAAAAAATACTATTCATTATAGGTTTATCTCTTTCTTCTGCAATGAGCTTGTCTGCACAAACTTATCCTGAAGTTGTGTTTGAAAATAGTCTCCTTTCGGGTAATTACGCCAAAAGTCTGGTGGAATATTCGGGAGATAGCTGGGTGCAGAATGTAAAGAAAAATTTACCCACAACAGATTCTTTATTTTTTACTCCCGGTAATTCACTTTCGTTACGTTACTTGTCATCTCGAGCAGGAACATGGAGAGCTGCTTTACTCAATGACCGGCACAAAGTAAATTATCAAGTGGTGGCAAATGATGTGTTAACCATAAAATTATATGTGCAGACCGCACATACAAAAGAGAAAACACTTCCAAAAATTCAATTGTTGCAAGGAGCTAGTGCGACTAATGTGTTGGATTTAGCACCTTTTATTGATGACTTTGATCACGATACATGGTTAAATGTAGAGATTCCTTTATCGAAGTTTTCAAATTTGAAAGCCGGTGAATCGATTTCTGAAGTGGTGTTTTCTCAAAACACAAGCGATGAAATGACTCATCAGCTGTTTATCGATCAAGTGGAATTTTTACCTAAAAACCCACCACGTGTCAAGTTGTCTTCTGGAGCCATTCTATCACAAGTCACCAGTATCGATAAACAAGTGGAGTTGCAGTGGCAATTGCCGTTGACACCTAGTATCCGTTATATCAAGATATATCGATCTACGGATAATGTTGATTTTAAACCAATTGCTATTCGTCCTGTATTTATGCAGAAGTGCTATGATCTTGTGGAAGAATTTAATAAGAAGTATTATTACAAAATTGCATGGGTAGACTATGACTATGTAGAATCTCCCTTTTCTGCTGTTAAAGAAATTTTAACAAAACCTGCTACAGATCTGGAACTGTCCAATTTGATTAAATTAGCAAATGTTAACTATTTTATCGAAAACTATGATATCAATAGTGGTCTTTTTTTACCCAATAAGGCAAATAAAAAGGCGATAGTTTCTATTGAAGAATCAGGATATGCAATATTATCATTGCTGGTAGGAGTTGAAAATAACGTTATTTCTCGACAAGCTGTTCTGATGCGATTGACTAGAATGATGAAATTCTTAAATAAGGCACAAAATCATGAAGGTGTATTTTCATCTTTTTATGATGGCAGGGAAGGGGTTCCTGTATACTTAAATAACGTACAAATGTATGATGTCAAGGCAACATCTACCCTGATAGAAGCACTGCTCGTGGCTCGAGAATATTTCTCTAAAGATAGTCCAGAGGAAAAGAGTTTGCGTGATGCTGTGAATGGATTATGGAAGCGTGTGAACTGGACTAAGTTTACTTCAACATCCAATCCTCATGCATTAGTAGATCAATGGTCGGCAATCGATAGTACCGCTCAATCTAAAAATTTAAATGGGCTGAATGACGGTCTAAGTACTTATTTATTAGCCATGTCTTCACCTACTTTTCCTTTATCTGATGCCAGTTATACAGCAGGTTATGCAAGGAAAGTAGCTGCTGTTGATAGCAATTCTATAGTCTATCCTGTTTCAAAGATTGATCAGGATGCTAAGATTGAATTGCGTACCGATTTTACTACTCCGCAATTGATGATGAATGGAACTGTTTCGGTTGAAGATTCTTTAATTTTTCAAGATCATACTTTCTACGGACAGAAGATAGCGTTAGGAGATCTAAATAGCAGTATGATCGATTTTTATAGACCATTTCTAACGCTTGATCCTCGTGGCAAATACGATGGTCATGTGGATTATGGTCAGTTGGCGAGTAATTATATTTTAGCTTATAAAAGGAGGGATAATGAACTGAATCTAGGATCTACCTATACAGATATCTGGGGTGTCCAAAATCCAGCAGACCCACATGGACATTATCTGATTAATCCAGCGATTGGAATTTCAGCAGTTGCCTTTGAACAGGAAATTGGGCAAAAATCATTGCGTAAATTTTATGATCAGTATGCTCAGGTTTTGTTTACGCAATATGGTTTTAGATCGTGGATTGATTTAAAAAATAATGATGTTTCTGATGATTTTAAAGCGAAAAATCAAGCTACAGTTGCTATTTCAATGGAAAATGCAAAGTCTGGTTTAATCTGGAAGTTGTATAATCAAATACCAGAGATAAACGCCACGCTGAAGAAAATATACATAAAGAAGTAA
- a CDS encoding LytTR family DNA-binding domain-containing protein has translation MILRAQYPNSETSREIIVTSSIVGILLYFSIIIYQPFGTSQFEHSYKYLLLFPYAIITAFSFCSVNLLISKQKRKWTIGLELFKTFLILVVISFFSYLYNTLFLSQVYLSFENFLYMFVYTSALGFPVVLIYILARYIYLNNKNKPAISNMITANKPFIKQENFIQIDDCTIKLCIVADSANSTLEIAEQDFVYAESADNYCILYFYENGIIQTKFIRISLTKLLDQIQTDTIKKVHRSFIVNLKKVTKFKGNASGYKISIENIDKELSISRNYIYLILPVLKNIAVRP, from the coding sequence ATGATTTTAAGAGCACAGTATCCCAACAGCGAGACAAGTAGAGAGATTATAGTAACATCGTCAATTGTCGGGATTTTATTATATTTTTCTATCATCATTTATCAACCATTTGGAACCAGCCAGTTTGAACATTCATATAAATATTTATTACTATTTCCTTATGCAATCATTACCGCTTTTTCATTTTGTAGTGTTAATTTATTAATCAGCAAACAAAAACGAAAATGGACTATCGGTTTAGAACTGTTTAAGACTTTTTTGATTCTGGTGGTGATTTCATTCTTTTCTTATCTATACAACACGTTGTTTTTAAGTCAAGTATATCTTTCATTTGAGAACTTTCTGTATATGTTCGTTTATACTTCAGCATTAGGATTTCCTGTTGTTTTGATCTATATTTTGGCTAGATATATCTATCTCAATAATAAAAACAAACCTGCGATCAGCAACATGATAACTGCCAACAAACCTTTTATAAAACAAGAGAACTTTATTCAGATTGATGACTGTACGATCAAATTATGTATTGTTGCAGATTCTGCAAATTCTACTTTAGAAATAGCAGAGCAAGATTTCGTGTATGCAGAATCAGCAGATAATTATTGCATCCTTTACTTTTATGAGAATGGTATTATTCAAACGAAGTTTATACGCATTTCTTTGACCAAATTATTAGATCAAATTCAGACCGATACTATAAAAAAGGTGCATCGTTCTTTTATTGTTAATCTAAAGAAGGTAACGAAGTTCAAAGGAAATGCGTCCGGATATAAAATATCAATAGAAAATATAGACAAAGAATTAAGCATTTCTAGAAACTATATTTATTTGATATTGCCTGTTTTAAAGAACATTGCTGTTCGTCCCTAA
- a CDS encoding helix-turn-helix domain-containing protein, with translation MKLEFYKPQNEILKKYIEGFYFLAQDKKSSRINYLTFPNNFCILSVNQHVEIELTERQILISSSDKQDIMANFVSRYSEPIEVIYQGVINEFTTYFKPLGANHFIDEAKIFNQPIITDFNPFDDFKPKMEKIFNEGNRERQLELLEIYWLSKYDMKDLYLMGQILIDMEADLKIEQVADKHQVSRKHITTMFLRHMGKTPSEYRKIHRFRNTLLNYKNSKNLTALSYENLFYDQSHFIKDFKALTHLHPSGFFKHVDTESENIWFFI, from the coding sequence ATGAAGTTAGAGTTTTACAAACCACAAAATGAAATACTAAAAAAATATATTGAAGGATTTTATTTTCTTGCTCAAGATAAAAAATCCAGTCGAATTAATTATTTGACATTCCCCAACAACTTTTGTATTCTTTCTGTTAATCAACATGTAGAAATTGAACTTACAGAAAGACAGATTCTAATTTCAAGTTCTGATAAGCAGGATATCATGGCCAATTTTGTTTCTCGTTATTCTGAGCCGATAGAAGTGATATATCAGGGTGTTATAAATGAATTTACTACTTACTTCAAACCTCTTGGAGCCAATCATTTTATAGATGAGGCAAAAATTTTTAATCAACCAATAATTACTGATTTTAATCCATTTGATGATTTTAAGCCTAAAATGGAGAAGATTTTTAATGAAGGAAACCGTGAGCGTCAACTTGAACTATTGGAAATTTATTGGCTTTCTAAATATGATATGAAGGATTTGTATCTGATGGGACAGATCTTGATCGATATGGAAGCGGATTTGAAAATTGAGCAGGTTGCAGATAAACACCAGGTTTCAAGAAAACATATTACCACCATGTTTTTAAGACATATGGGTAAAACACCGTCTGAATATAGGAAAATCCATCGTTTTAGAAATACACTTCTAAATTATAAGAATAGCAAAAACCTAACTGCTCTTTCTTATGAAAATCTTTTCTATGACCAATCTCATTTTATTAAAGATTTTAAGGCATTAACTCATCTTCATCCAAGCGGGTTCTTCAAACATGTGGATACCGAAAGCGAGAATATTTGGTTTTTTATTTGA
- a CDS encoding PLP-dependent aminotransferase family protein, with protein MLPFENIIIIDRSSTIPIYRQIALAIINAICDSVLKPGSHLPSSRELAKTLALHRKTVIAAYDELQSQDWITVVPRKYVAVSECIPVLKAQKWSQSVKRVTYGEDLPVRYNIVATDPLSRSIDHLKLLMIDDGYPDIRLSPIDDLLKTYRTFTNRKTISKIANIGTAQGVLKLREQLANYLMESRGLAMSAEHLLITHGAQMSIYLVAQLLLNAHSNIIVGQPNYPLASQVFKATGAEVIPVHVDADGIDTDAIEALCKVKNIDAIYVIPHHHYPTTVTLSVERRLKLLALAEKYAFIIIEDDYDYDYHYTSSPYLPLASGHHRGNVIYIGSFSKILDPSIRIGFMVAPQRFIDHCVAYRRMIDVGGDGYMQHALAELISDGELKRHLKKARKCYQLRRDYLDQLLRERLSPYITYRLPAGGMAIWLRLNPDFMIEDLLLNCSLQIVRIDVEQNAFRFGFASLTEIELRQAVEELGKAFKILECNKN; from the coding sequence ATGCTTCCGTTTGAAAACATCATTATCATTGACAGGTCAAGTACTATTCCCATATATCGGCAGATAGCTCTTGCCATTATCAATGCAATATGTGATAGTGTGCTAAAGCCTGGATCGCATTTACCCAGTAGCCGTGAGTTGGCAAAAACATTAGCTCTTCATCGCAAAACAGTGATTGCGGCTTATGATGAATTGCAGTCTCAGGATTGGATTACTGTTGTGCCCAGAAAATACGTTGCCGTTTCAGAATGTATTCCAGTACTTAAGGCACAGAAGTGGAGTCAATCTGTAAAACGTGTTACCTATGGGGAAGATCTGCCTGTGCGTTATAATATTGTAGCAACGGACCCGTTATCTAGATCAATAGATCATTTGAAGCTATTGATGATTGATGACGGTTATCCCGATATTCGTTTATCTCCGATTGATGATTTATTGAAAACCTATCGCACTTTTACTAATCGCAAAACCATTTCTAAGATAGCTAATATAGGTACCGCACAAGGGGTGTTGAAACTCCGCGAACAGCTGGCAAATTATTTAATGGAGTCTAGAGGGCTTGCTATGTCCGCGGAGCATCTTCTCATAACTCATGGTGCGCAGATGAGCATCTATTTGGTGGCTCAATTGCTGTTAAATGCGCATTCAAATATTATTGTAGGTCAGCCAAATTACCCTTTAGCTAGTCAGGTGTTTAAAGCGACAGGTGCTGAGGTTATTCCTGTTCATGTTGATGCTGATGGGATTGATACGGACGCGATTGAAGCGCTGTGTAAGGTGAAAAATATTGATGCTATTTATGTGATCCCACATCATCACTATCCGACTACTGTAACATTGTCTGTAGAACGGCGTTTAAAATTATTGGCTCTTGCTGAAAAATATGCTTTTATTATTATTGAAGATGATTACGACTATGATTATCATTATACCTCTTCTCCTTATCTACCATTGGCAAGTGGTCATCATCGAGGAAATGTAATTTATATTGGATCTTTCTCTAAAATATTGGATCCTTCTATCCGAATTGGTTTTATGGTGGCGCCACAGCGATTTATCGATCATTGTGTAGCCTATAGAAGAATGATTGATGTGGGTGGAGATGGTTATATGCAACATGCTTTGGCAGAGTTGATCAGTGATGGTGAGTTGAAGCGGCACTTGAAGAAAGCAAGAAAGTGCTACCAACTAAGACGAGATTATTTGGATCAATTGCTTCGGGAGCGATTGAGCCCATATATAACATATCGCTTACCGGCTGGTGGTATGGCGATTTGGTTACGCTTAAATCCTGACTTCATGATTGAAGATCTGTTGTTGAATTGTTCTCTGCAAATTGTTAGAATTGATGTGGAGCAAAATGCTTTTCGATTTGGTTTCGCTTCATTAACAGAAATTGAGCTGAGACAGGCAGTTGAGGAATTAGGGAAAGCATTCAAAATATTGGAATGTAATAAAAATTAA
- a CDS encoding YggS family pyridoxal phosphate-dependent enzyme: MRDIILDNLEVIQKKIKACCIQNHRDPKEVKLLLATKTVPPDRIQIALSAGYTCIAENKVQELREKYDHLRNIPHHSHFIGHLQTNKIKYILQHDVSCIQSIDRLDLAQKLNEKLKANNQFMDILIQVNTSKEKSKFGVAPDETIALIRQIANLENVRIKGLMTIGLFSTNKEKVRECFRLLKNLQLAIIKADIPHVSMQELSMGMSGDYEIAIAEGATIVRIGTAIFGARIYPDSYYWNETHA, encoded by the coding sequence ATGCGCGATATTATCCTAGACAATCTTGAAGTTATCCAAAAAAAGATCAAGGCTTGCTGTATTCAAAATCACCGTGATCCTAAAGAAGTCAAATTGCTGCTAGCAACTAAAACAGTACCCCCGGATCGCATACAGATAGCATTATCTGCCGGCTATACATGTATTGCTGAAAACAAGGTTCAAGAATTAAGGGAAAAATACGATCACTTAAGAAACATTCCTCATCATAGCCATTTTATAGGGCATTTACAAACCAATAAAATCAAATACATCCTACAGCACGATGTGAGTTGTATCCAATCGATCGATCGTTTGGATTTAGCACAAAAATTAAATGAAAAATTAAAAGCCAACAATCAGTTCATGGATATTTTGATTCAGGTCAACACCTCAAAGGAAAAAAGCAAATTTGGTGTAGCTCCAGATGAAACTATTGCTCTCATACGACAAATAGCCAACCTTGAAAATGTCCGAATCAAAGGACTTATGACGATTGGTTTATTTAGTACAAACAAAGAAAAAGTCCGCGAATGTTTCAGACTGCTTAAAAATTTACAATTGGCGATTATCAAAGCTGATATACCGCATGTCAGCATGCAAGAGTTGTCTATGGGGATGAGTGGAGATTACGAGATTGCAATCGCAGAGGGCGCAACGATCGTACGTATTGGGACAGCCATATTTGGAGCACGAATATATCCAGATTCTTATTATTGGAATGAAACTCATGCATAG
- a CDS encoding serine hydrolase domain-containing protein: protein MKIFFLTISLFFTYRIQAQSINHHKLSELLIQAKEYNSEAVIIYQNGNLVAENYFATGYADKKIEAMSATKSIIGLAVACILTEGLIDSLDTPVWHFYPEWKQGKKKDITIRHLVHMTSGLQNHPNAGEEIYPSPDFVQLALAAELSDTPGEVWSYNNKSLNLMAGVIQKITGKRMDVYIGEQLFSPLNITDFTWTLDHAGNPHVMSGCQIKPKDFVKLGILVLNRGQYNDKIMIKPEYIDEVVKPCPQFPGYGMLWWIDYDENISIVDDEIIDNIQTAGIDSSFVQKLKLMKGVHPTNEAFLSQLRKVFGDQYNEIIYTTLLGKHKIRKREFKGNVNYRADGFLGNYLIVDPQAKLVALRMISYDSFRDQNDNFNSFKTLVNELIQ, encoded by the coding sequence ATGAAAATCTTTTTTTTGACCATTAGTCTTTTTTTTACTTATAGGATACAGGCTCAATCCATCAATCATCATAAATTGAGCGAACTTTTAATACAAGCTAAAGAATACAATAGTGAGGCTGTGATTATATATCAAAATGGAAATCTTGTTGCTGAAAACTATTTTGCAACTGGATATGCCGATAAAAAGATTGAAGCGATGTCTGCTACCAAGAGTATTATCGGGCTTGCTGTAGCATGCATCTTAACTGAAGGGTTGATCGACAGTCTCGATACTCCTGTTTGGCACTTTTACCCCGAGTGGAAACAAGGAAAAAAGAAAGATATAACCATTAGGCATTTGGTTCATATGACTTCTGGTCTTCAAAACCATCCAAATGCTGGTGAAGAAATTTATCCTAGTCCAGATTTTGTTCAACTCGCCTTAGCTGCAGAACTCTCAGATACGCCAGGTGAAGTGTGGTCGTACAATAATAAGTCGTTAAATCTGATGGCGGGAGTGATTCAAAAGATAACAGGGAAAAGAATGGATGTATATATTGGTGAACAATTGTTTTCTCCATTGAATATTACTGATTTTACCTGGACTCTGGATCATGCCGGCAATCCACATGTCATGTCGGGATGTCAAATCAAACCCAAAGATTTCGTCAAATTGGGGATTCTAGTTCTTAACAGAGGGCAGTATAACGATAAGATCATGATTAAACCTGAATATATCGATGAAGTTGTCAAACCTTGCCCACAATTTCCAGGCTATGGTATGCTTTGGTGGATCGATTATGATGAAAATATTTCTATTGTGGATGATGAAATTATTGATAATATTCAAACTGCAGGAATTGATTCTTCTTTTGTGCAGAAATTGAAATTGATGAAAGGTGTACATCCAACAAACGAGGCATTTTTATCTCAACTTCGGAAAGTTTTTGGTGACCAGTATAATGAAATTATTTATACAACACTTTTGGGTAAACACAAAATAAGAAAACGTGAATTCAAAGGCAATGTCAATTATAGAGCTGATGGGTTTCTGGGCAACTATTTGATAGTCGATCCTCAAGCAAAACTTGTCGCTTTGCGTATGATAAGTTATGATAGTTTTAGAGATCAAAACGATAATTTTAATTCGTTTAAAACTCTAGTTAATGAATTAATCCAATAG
- a CDS encoding CPBP family intramembrane glutamic endopeptidase yields MDKLRFFLVFIIGFVIYFYIDANFFSFFQKGITTFTESKATGHIFAYSITLIPLLITVAILYKSYKNILEKLGLSRSVCLGLAFAFISTLPMLVAYAIKFKINTALSFDTIIINTISAAFFEEIIYRAFLFGMLYKCTRLGFVPSVFLASVLFGMAHLYQSTSINELIGIFLLTFFGSVLFAWIYAEWKFNLWTAILLHFLMNFYWLIFDVDTHALGGIYANVFRFLTIFLAILGTVLFKMKMKIPFAIGRKTWWMKSQKYI; encoded by the coding sequence ATGGACAAATTAAGATTTTTTTTAGTTTTTATTATTGGATTTGTAATCTATTTTTACATTGATGCCAATTTCTTTTCCTTTTTTCAGAAAGGAATAACAACCTTTACCGAATCAAAGGCTACAGGACATATTTTTGCATACAGTATAACTTTAATACCTTTATTGATAACCGTAGCAATTTTATACAAAAGCTATAAAAATATACTGGAGAAATTAGGTTTATCTAGAAGTGTCTGTTTGGGACTTGCATTTGCCTTTATATCCACTTTACCAATGCTCGTTGCTTATGCAATAAAATTTAAGATTAATACAGCATTATCATTCGATACAATTATTATCAATACAATTTCCGCTGCATTTTTTGAAGAAATCATTTACAGGGCATTTCTGTTTGGTATGTTGTATAAATGTACTCGATTAGGATTTGTACCATCTGTTTTTTTAGCTTCCGTGCTATTTGGAATGGCACATTTATACCAAAGTACGAGCATCAATGAACTCATCGGAATATTTTTGCTTACATTTTTTGGTTCTGTTCTATTTGCATGGATCTATGCAGAATGGAAATTCAATTTATGGACAGCGATTTTATTACATTTTTTAATGAACTTTTACTGGTTGATTTTTGACGTGGATACTCATGCGTTGGGTGGAATTTATGCGAATGTTTTCAGATTTTTAACTATATTTTTGGCAATACTTGGGACAGTTTTGTTTAAAATGAAAATGAAAATTCCTTTTGCAATAGGAAGAAAAACGTGGTGGATGAAATCCCAAAAATATATTTAA
- a CDS encoding AAA family ATPase — protein sequence MNISDLIITKGEKTDLADIFLNKENKDAIQQLIKEHNHSLELLQYGLPVNNKILLHGSSGCGKTTTAKAIAQTLNKPILILNLSTIVCARIGETSQNIKQIFDKAAREKAVLFLDEFDQIAKARGNDDKDVGEMRRLVNTLIQLIDYLPQTVLLIAATNHAEIIDKALLRRFQVQISYDLPTQVELNQYYDKLSENLPQEIKQFKRKYEISYAEAKDYAFTQAKALLIAKLERQ from the coding sequence ATGAATATTTCTGATCTGATCATTACCAAAGGAGAAAAAACTGACTTAGCGGATATTTTTCTCAACAAAGAAAATAAAGATGCCATACAGCAATTGATAAAAGAGCACAACCACAGTTTAGAACTACTTCAGTATGGACTTCCTGTAAATAATAAGATATTATTACATGGTAGCTCAGGTTGCGGCAAAACAACTACTGCTAAAGCAATAGCGCAGACATTGAATAAGCCTATTTTGATACTTAATCTCAGCACCATCGTATGTGCTCGAATTGGTGAGACATCACAAAATATCAAACAAATATTTGATAAAGCTGCTCGAGAAAAAGCGGTGCTGTTTTTAGATGAATTTGATCAAATTGCCAAAGCACGAGGAAATGATGACAAAGATGTTGGTGAAATGAGACGTCTGGTCAATACTTTGATCCAGCTGATCGACTATCTTCCACAGACCGTATTATTGATTGCCGCCACTAACCACGCCGAAATTATTGATAAAGCATTATTACGCAGATTCCAAGTGCAGATAAGCTATGATTTACCGACACAAGTCGAATTAAATCAGTACTACGATAAGCTGAGCGAAAACTTACCCCAAGAAATTAAACAATTTAAACGAAAATACGAAATTTCGTATGCAGAGGCCAAAGATTATGCTTTTACGCAAGCTAAAGCGCTCCTCATAGCAAAATTAGAACGGCAATAA
- a CDS encoding OmpA family protein, which translates to MIKKINSIAVALICSVSIFSCKPQAVIVNPGAVVSIDGTDDGLKNVKRDFEDATRTDEGIKFTISSDLLFPTNSSYLTDKAKSELSKVATLLKENKSKIRVDGHTDATGTVEYNQWLSEKRANSVKKFLTDAGIAESRIAAKGIGQTKPVADNKTPEGRQKNRRVEVIILDAK; encoded by the coding sequence ATGATAAAAAAAATAAATAGTATTGCTGTTGCTCTAATTTGTTCGGTTTCTATATTCTCATGTAAACCACAAGCTGTTATTGTTAACCCCGGTGCTGTTGTCAGTATCGATGGTACTGACGATGGTTTGAAAAATGTAAAGCGTGATTTTGAAGATGCAACTCGTACAGATGAAGGTATCAAATTTACTATTTCATCTGATTTGCTTTTCCCGACGAACTCTTCTTATTTGACGGATAAGGCAAAATCCGAATTGAGTAAAGTGGCAACACTTTTAAAAGAAAATAAAAGTAAAATCCGTGTTGATGGTCATACTGACGCAACAGGTACCGTGGAGTATAATCAATGGCTGTCCGAAAAACGAGCTAACTCTGTTAAGAAATTCTTGACCGATGCTGGTATTGCAGAATCGAGAATTGCAGCAAAGGGAATTGGACAAACTAAACCAGTTGCGGATAATAAGACTCCCGAAGGACGACAAAAAAATAGACGTGTAGAGGTGATTATTTTGGATGCAAAATAA
- a CDS encoding acetyl-CoA carboxylase carboxyltransferase subunit alpha — MKTTFDFEKPIADLQLQIEKVEQVAVKTKVDMSATVLELQEKLANAEKEIYGNLSGWENVQMSRHPERPQTFDYINMICDDFIELHGDRTVRDDKAIVGGFASIGGQSVMVIGHQKGKNTKERQYRNFGMANPEGYRKALRLMKMAEKFNKPVVTLIDTMGAYPGLEAEERGQGEAIARNLLEMSVLKVPIICVVIGEGASGGALGIGIGDRVYMLEHTWYSVISPESCSSILWRSWDHKEKAAQALKLTSKDMLGNGLIDGIIKEPLGGAHQNPELAAEFLKTKLVEDLAILTAKDKDILVDERIAKFSNMGVVVE; from the coding sequence ATGAAAACTACATTTGATTTTGAGAAGCCAATTGCGGACTTGCAATTGCAAATAGAAAAAGTGGAACAAGTAGCCGTAAAGACGAAAGTCGATATGAGCGCTACTGTGTTGGAGCTACAAGAAAAATTAGCGAACGCTGAGAAAGAAATATACGGTAATTTATCTGGATGGGAGAATGTGCAAATGTCACGTCACCCTGAAAGACCGCAAACATTTGATTACATTAATATGATCTGCGATGATTTCATCGAATTGCACGGAGATCGTACTGTAAGAGATGATAAAGCAATCGTAGGTGGATTCGCTTCAATCGGAGGACAATCGGTTATGGTAATCGGTCATCAAAAAGGTAAAAATACAAAAGAGCGTCAATACCGCAACTTTGGTATGGCAAACCCTGAAGGATACCGTAAAGCCCTTCGCTTAATGAAAATGGCAGAAAAATTTAACAAACCTGTCGTTACATTAATCGATACTATGGGTGCTTACCCCGGACTCGAAGCTGAAGAAAGAGGTCAAGGTGAAGCTATTGCACGTAATCTACTGGAAATGTCGGTATTAAAAGTACCTATTATCTGTGTGGTAATCGGTGAAGGTGCGTCTGGCGGAGCATTGGGTATCGGTATCGGTGACCGGGTATACATGCTAGAGCATACTTGGTATTCGGTGATCTCTCCTGAATCTTGCTCTTCTATCTTATGGAGAAGTTGGGATCATAAAGAAAAAGCAGCACAAGCTCTAAAATTGACTTCTAAAGACATGCTTGGTAATGGTCTTATTGATGGTATCATTAAAGAGCCTTTAGGCGGAGCACATCAAAATCCAGAATTGGCAGCAGAGTTTTTAAAAACAAAATTAGTAGAGGATCTAGCGATCTTAACTGCTAAGGACAAGGATATCTTAGTTGATGAGCGCATTGCAAAATTCAGCAATATGGGTGTAGTTGTCGAGTAA
- a CDS encoding GNAT family N-acetyltransferase, with translation MEFLIKQATLADLNESATLFNLYRIFYRQESDLEKGKDFLRERFINNESTIFLVLVDNQAVGFVQLYKLFHYTKLAKQWLLSDLYVHPDYRGQGFSIALIDRSKLWCEETNACGLMLETEKTNDIGNSLYHRCGFEYDGLHNYYHWWRS, from the coding sequence ATGGAATTTTTAATCAAACAAGCAACATTAGCAGATCTAAATGAATCAGCTACCTTATTTAACCTTTATCGCATCTTTTACCGTCAGGAGTCTGATTTGGAAAAAGGAAAGGATTTTCTCCGAGAAAGATTTATCAACAATGAATCCACTATCTTCTTAGTTTTGGTAGATAATCAAGCGGTAGGTTTTGTTCAACTTTACAAATTATTTCATTACACTAAACTAGCGAAACAATGGTTACTAAGTGATTTGTACGTGCACCCCGATTACCGTGGCCAAGGTTTTTCCATTGCATTGATAGATCGAAGCAAACTTTGGTGCGAGGAAACAAATGCGTGCGGATTGATGCTGGAAACTGAAAAAACAAATGACATAGGCAACAGCTTGTATCATCGATGTGGATTTGAATATGATGGGCTACATAATTACTATCATTGGTGGAGATCGTAA